A portion of the Tiliqua scincoides isolate rTilSci1 chromosome 3, rTilSci1.hap2, whole genome shotgun sequence genome contains these proteins:
- the PAK2 gene encoding serine/threonine-protein kinase PAK 2, which yields MSDNGELEDKPPAPPVRMSSTIFSSGSKDPLSANHSLKPLPSVPEEKKPRNKIISIFSGTEKGSKKKEKERPEISPPSDFEHTIHVGFDAVTGEFTGMPEQWARLLQTSNITKLEQKKNPQAVLDVLKFYDSKDTAKQKYLSVSATEKDVFPSGAPAPNAKGSEPSTATEEEDDDVAPPIIAPRPDHTKSIYTRSVIDPIPAQSCDSSDSAAKSADKQKKKTKMSDEEIMEKLRTIVSIGDPKKKYTRYEKIGQGASGTVFIAIDVATGQEVAIKQINLQKQPKKELIINEILVMKELKNPNIVNFLDSYLVGDELFVVMEYLAGGSLTDVVTETCMDEAQIAAVCRECLQALEFLHANQVIHRDIKSDNVLLGMDGSVKLTDFGFCAQITPEQSKRSTMVGTPYWMAPEVVTRKAYGPKVDIWSLGIMAIEMVEGEPPYLNENPLRALYLIATNGTPELQNPEKLSPIFRDFLNSCLEMDVEKRGSAKELLQHPFLKLAKPLSSLTPLILAAKEAMKSNR from the exons ATGTCTGACAACGGAGAACTTGAAGACAAGCCACCAGCTCCACCTGTTAGGATGAGTAGTACTATCTTCAGTTCAGGAAGCAAAGACCCATTATCTGCTAATCATAGCTTGAAACCTCTGCCTTCTGTGCCAGAAGAGAAAAAACCTAGAAACAAAATCATCTCTATTTTCTCTGGCACTGAAAAAG ggagtaagaaaaaggaaaaagagaggcCTGAAATCTCTCCCCCTTCAGATTTTGAACATACCATTCATGTTGGCTTTGATGCTGTTACTGGGGAATTCACT GGAATGCCAGAGCAATGGGCTCGACTGCTACAGACCTCAAATATCACCAAGTTAGAGCAGAAGAAGAACCCCCAGGCTGTATTAGATGTGTTGAAGTTCTATGATTCAAAAGATACAGCAAAACAAAAGTACCTGAGTGTGTCTGCTACAG aaaaggatGTATTCCCCTCAGGAGCACCAGCA CCCAATGCAAAAGGGTCAGAGCCTTCTACAGCAACTGAAGAGGAAGATGATGATGTTGCTCCTCCAATTATTGCTCCACGACCAGATCATACAAAATCT ATATACACTCGGTCAGTAATAGATCCCATCCCAGCACAGTCTTGTGACTCTAGTGATAGTGCTGCTAAATCAGCTgataagcagaaaaagaaaacgaAGATGTCAGATGAAGAGATCATGGAGAAACTAC GAACTATTGTGAGTATAGGAGATCCCAAGAAAAAATATACCAGATATGAAAAAATAGGGCAGGG GGCTTCAGGTACAGTTTTCATTGCCATAGATGTGGCAACGGGACAGGAG gTAGCTATTAAACAGATAAATCTTCAGAAACAGCCTAAGAAGGAGTTAATTATCAATGAAATCCTGGTAATGAAAGAATTGAAGAACCCAAATATTGTCAACTTTCTGGACAG CTACCTTGTGGGTGATGAACTGTTTGTCGTAATGGAGTACCTTGCTGGTGGGTCTCTCACAGATGTAGTTACAGAGACTTGCATGGATGAAGCACAGATTGCTGCTGTCTGTAGAGAG TGTTTGCAGGCACTTGAATTCCTACATGCCAATCAGGTGATCCACAGAGATATCAAAAGTGACAATGTACTTTTGGGAATGGATGGATCAGTTAAGCTGA CTGACTTTGGTTTCTGTGCTCAGATCACTCCAGAGCAGAGCAAACGTAGCACTATGGTTGGGACTCCTTACTGGATGGCTCCTGAAGTGGTCACCCGGAAAGCCTATGGACCCAAAGTGGATATCTGGTCTCTGGGTATCATGGCTATTGAAATGGTTGAAGGTGAACCACCATATCTCAATGAAAACCCTTTGAGG gcTTTGTATTTAATAGCAACTAATGGCACCccagagctgcagaatccagaGAAACTGTCTCCAATATTTCGTGATTTTCTAAATAGTTGTTTGGAAATGGATGTAGAGAAAAGAGGGTCGGCCAAAGAACTGTTACAG CATCCCTTCCTGAAACTTGCCAAACCATTATCAAGCTTGACGCCGCTGATCCTCGCAGCCAAAGAAGCAATGAAGAGTAATCGTTAG
- the LOC136645260 gene encoding galactose-3-O-sulfotransferase 2-like — translation MIKYSSQLGKLWIALLLLFLLCVTLQIVEKFQYSSNCSCDLKLKQLALQESTANNNSFWDQKGPVLAQHFFSEPLQERTPKQLSPEPTFAEKNDHVIKLSNAFHKTELLDASLGSEEEFSKKKIMAHIKGMRILHPPNKWKHGTKKVPVGDQAVPSVTFPDSRKPADATKPGTSSVRLTEVLTGIAVDDPSSIVKDPLQNQTQALPSSIHKRGGTIRTISQTTRTLKDKRLTEMASTKLGSRPPPPEKVALPNTVGTSGASLSQGTTCKPKTHIVFLKMHKSASSTVMNILFRFGETHNLTFAFPIKGDNLLHYPHYFTAGAVEGFSPSKESKFNIMCHHMRFFQPQVARIMPNTTFYFSILRNPVHLMESSFTYFKGTSCFRKAQNLEQFLNQTSSFYNASASDSHYSKNLMTFDFGYNHNGNFSAKQVQLMLRAIEADFDLLLISEYFDESMVLLKEVLCWDLDDVVSFPLNSRHNSTKSSISESTAEKIKMWNKLDWEIYMHFNKTFWEKIDWHVGRERMKQEVRALRQKREQLAKRCLQGGGSVAPVMIRDQALVPFQYGNAKILGYNLNPGLDKTTRHKCQRLVTPELQYNKLLYRKQFTGKVLKRSNVAHLPKLLNTLRTYAEKNKL, via the exons ATGATCAAATATAGCAGCCAATTGGGAAAGCTCTGGATTGCTCTTTTGCTTCTCTTCCTGCTCTGTGTGACACTCCAAATTGTAGAGAAGTTCCAATACTCCAG CAACTGCAGCTGTGATCTCAAACTGAAGCAGCTAGCCCTCCAAGAAAGCACAGCCAATAACAACTCCTTCTGGGATCAAAAAGGCCCAGTTTTGGCCCAGCACTTCTTTTCAGAACCATTGCAGGAGAGAACCCCTAAACAGCTGTCACCTGAGCCCACCTTTGCAGAGAAAAATGATCATGTCATAAAACTGAGCAATGCATTCCACAAAACTGAACTTCTGGATGCCAGTTTGGGTAGTGAAGAGGagttctcaaaaaaaaaaattatggcacATATTAAGGGGATGAGGATCCTACACCCACCAAACAAATGGAAACATGGCACCAAAAAAGTTCCAGTAGGAGACCAGGCAGTCCCAAGTGTGACCTTTCCTGACAGTAGGAAGCCTGCTGACGCAACAAAGCCTGGAACATCTTCAGTCCGTTTGACAGAAGTTTTAACAGGAATTGCTGTGGATGATCCAAGCTCCATTGTTAAAGATCCATTGCAGAACCAAACCCAAGCACTACCTTCTTCCATCCACAAGAGAGGTGGTACAATAAGGACTATATCACAGACCACCCGCACCCTAAAAGACAAAAGACTGACTGAGATGGCATCAACAAAGCTGGGCAGCAGGCCACCTCCACCAGAAAAAGTGGCTCTTCCAAACACTGTAGGCACGTCTGGAGCTAGCCTCTCTCAAGGCACAACATGCAAACCCAAGACCCACATTGTTTTCCTAAAAATGCACAAGAGTGCTAGCAGCACCGTCATGAACATCTTGTTCCGCTTTGGCGAGACTCATAATCTCACCTTTGCCTTTCCAATCAAAGGTGACAATCTGTTGCACTATCCCCATTATTTCACCGCAGGGGCTGTGGAGGGATTTTCTCCCAGCAAAGAGTCCAAGTTCAATATTATGTGTCATCATATGAGGTTCTTTCAGCCACAG GTTGCCAGAATCATGCCAAACACTACCTTCTACTTTTCCATTCTCCGGAATCCTGTTCATCTCATGGAATCTTCATTCACCTACTTCAAGGGGACATCCTGCTTCAGGAAAGCCCAGAACCTGGAGCAGTTTCTCAACCAAACTTCCTCATTTTACAATGCCTCTGCCTCAGACAGCCATTATTCCAAGAACCTAATGACTTTTGATTTTGGGTATAACCACAACGGAAACTTCTCAGCAAAGCAAGTCCAACTCATGCTGAGAGCCATTGAAGCAGATTTTGACCTTCTCCTTATCTCAGAGTACTTTGATGAGTCCATGGTGCTACTGAAGGAGGTCTTGTGTTGGGATCTGGATGATGTGGTCTCCTTTCCTCTCAACAGCAGACACAACAGCACCAAGAGTTCCATTTCAGAGAGCACCGCAGAGAAGATAAAGATGTGGAACAAGCTTGACTGGGAGATCTACATGCATTTTAATAAGACTTTCTGGGAGAAGATAGACTGGCACGTTGGCAGGGAGcgcatgaagcaggaagtgagagCCCTGCGGCAGAAGAGGGAGCAACTGGCCAAGCGCTGCCTTCAAGGAGGTGGCAGTGTAGCACCAGTGATGATCAGAGACCAAGCATTGGTACCATTTCAATATGGCAATGCAAAAATTCTGGGCTATAACTTGAATCCTGGGTTAGATAAGACAACCAGACATAAGTGCCAGCGTTTGGTGACACCTGAACTGCAGTACAATAAGCTCTTATATAGAAAGCAGTTCACTGGGAAAGTACTAAAACGCAGTAACGTAGCTCATTTGCCAAAACTACTCAACACTTTGAGAACTTACGCTGAAAAGAATAAGCTCTGA
- the LOC136643718 gene encoding aquaporin-12-like: MAGLNVSLAFFFSIVALCETTRKLCKIIFPPEVYRCLATELACSFQMCACCLELKMLVEIGPWGGGFGPDVSLTLLFVLFWVHGVSFDGTAANPIVSLQEFLALDSSFGVTVAKVLAQFMGMQVACAFTKHYWSWELTDFHLIQNLMIQNCNSSLNTSVSHGIFVEAICSFFFQLVILRFQTSYPMYRSPIIAVTVTMMAYAATPFTGAFFNPALASAVTFPCSGNSLLEYMQVYWLGPIAGMLIALLVYQGNIPRLFQRNLFYSQKNKYRIPKWK; encoded by the exons ATGGCTGGTTTGAATGTCTCACTTGCCTTTTTTTTCTCCATTGTGGCCCTCTGTGAAACAACCAGGAAGCTCTGCAAGATAATTTTTCCACCTGAGGTGTACAGGTGTCTCGCTACTGAGTTGGCTTGCTCATTCCAGATGTGTGCTTGCTGCCTTGAGTTGAAGATGCTAGTGGAGATTGGTCCATGGGGCGGTGGCTTTGGCCCAGATGTGAGCCTCACTCTTCTCTTTGTTCTCTTCTGGGTTCATGGTGTCTCTTTTGATGGAACTGCTGCTAACCCCATTGTCTCGCTTCAAGAATTTCTGGCTTTGGATTCTTCCTTTGGAGTCACAGTGGCCAAAGTCTTGGCCCAGTTCATGGGAATGCAAGTTGCCTGTGCATTCACCAAGCACTATTGGTCCTGGGAATTGACAGACTTCCACTTGATTCAGAACCTGATGATCCAAAATTGCAATTCCTCCTTGAACACCTCTGTTTCCCATGGTATCTTTGTGGAAGCCATATGTTCATTCTTTTTCCAGCTAGTCATTCTTAGGTTTCAGACTAGCTATCCCATGTACAGATCCCCTATCATAGCAGTCACTGTTACTATGATGGCCTATGCAG CTACACCTTTCACAGGAGCCTTCTTTAACCCTGCCCTAGCCTCTGCGGTGACTTTTCCCTGCTCTGGGAACAGCTTGTTGGAGTACATGCAAGTGTATTGGCTGGGGCCCATTGCAG GGATGCTGATAGCTCTCCTTGTGTATCAGGGGAACATCCCACGACTCTTCCAGAGAAACTTGTTCTACAGTCAAAAGAACAAATATAGAATACCCAAGTGGAAGTAA